A genomic window from Gossypium hirsutum isolate 1008001.06 chromosome D10, Gossypium_hirsutum_v2.1, whole genome shotgun sequence includes:
- the LOC107914513 gene encoding KH domain-containing protein At2g38610, giving the protein MSGLYNSNFSPARAASPQIRTTPDVDSQYLSELLAEHQKLGPFMQVLPICSRLLNQEIFRVSGMMANQGFGDLDRLRHRSPSPMASSNLMSNVSGTGLGGWNSLTQERLSGPPGMTMDWQGAPASPSSYTVKRILRLEIPVDTYPNFNFVGRLLGPRGNSLKRVEATTGCRVYIRGKGSIKDPDKEEKLRGRPGYEHLNDPLHILIEADLPANIVDTRLRQAQEIIEELLKPVDESQDFIKRQQLRELAMLNSNFREDSPGPSGSVSPFNSSGMKRPKTGR; this is encoded by the exons ATGTCAGGTCTGTATAACTCCAACTTTTCTCCTGCTAGAGCTGCTTCTCCACAGATCAGAACCACTCCAGATGTTGACAG TCAGTACTTATCAGAACTGTTGGCAGAGCATCAAAAGCTTGGACCTTTCATGCAAGTCCTTCCTATATGCAGCCGGCTGTTAAATCAAG AGATATTTCGAGTCTCAGGAATGATGGCCAACCAAGGATTTGGCGACCTTGACCGGTTGAGGCATAGAAGCCCCAGTCCCATGGCTTCTTCAAACCTTATGTCAAATGTTTCTGGCACTGGATTAGGCGGCTGGAATAGTCTTACCCAAGAG AGACTAAGTGGGCCACCTGGGATGACAATGGACTGGCAAGGTGCCCCAGCAAGCCCTAGTTCATATACTGTGAAGAGGATTTTGCGTCTTGAAATTCCTGTTGATACATATCCAAAC TTCAATTTTGTTGGACGACTTCTAGGCCCTAGAGGAAATTCATTAAAGCGGGTGGAAGCTACTACTGGCTGCCGTGTGTACATTAGAGGAAAAGGATCAATAAAGGATCCGGACAAG GAAGAGAAGCTCAGAGGTAGACCTGGATATGAGCACCTGAATGATCCGCTTCACATCTTAATCGAGGCCGATTTGCCTGCTAATATTGTTGATACACGGCTTAGACAGGCACAGGAAATCATAGAGGAATTACTTAAACCTGTG GATGAGTCGCAAGATTTTATCAAGAGACAGCAGTTGCGGGAGCTGGCAATGCTAAATTCAAACTTCAGAGAGGATAGTCCGGGTCCAAGCGGCAGTGTCTCACCTTTTAATTCAAGTGGAATGAAACGTCCCAAAACCGGGCGCTGA